GCAGCGACGGACGCCCCGAGCCGCCGGGGCGGGCCGACCCCTCGGTGACGATGCCGGCGGCCAGCAGGGGCTTGGTGACCCGGGTCAGGCTGCCGGTGGACAGGCCGGTCTCGCGAGCCAGCTCGGCCCTCGACACCTCGCCCCGGCGCAGCACGCGGACCGCGATCCGCTGCACCGTGGCGTCCAGCTCCGGCCACCCGTCGGTGGGTCCGGTCCCGCCGCCGGCAGTGCTCACCGGCTCATCCTCGCCCACCGACCCCCAGCGGGCCGCTGAGTGGTAGCCAGGACCGGCCACCCCTCCGGCCCCTCACGACCCGCGCCGGCTGGCGGAGCCGGCGGGGCGGGTGTGGCGGCGGTGCTGACGTGGCGGGTCACGCGGTCGCGGTGACCTCCACCAGCACCGCCTGCTCGGGCAGCAGCCCCGGGGCCTGCAGCCCGGCGCGGGTCAGCACCGCACCGGGCAGCACCGGACCCTCCTCGCCGTCGGCCGGCCACCAGGCGGGGCGGACCAGCCCGTGCGGCGGGCCGCCGACCAGCCGCGGGGTGACGCGGTAGCGGCGGGCGGCGTCCAGGCCGGGGAGCAGCAGCGCACCGGGCAGCGACACCTCCGAGCGCCCGACGGAGGCGAGCTGGTAGAGCGCGCGGGAACCGTCCGGGGCCACCACCCCGTGCAGCTCGACGGTGGCGTCGGGGAAGTCGGCCCGGACCAGGTCCCCGGAGTGCAGCAGCGAGCGGTGCTCCTTGTGCGCGGCGATCCAGGCGGTCAGCTCGGCCAGCTCCTGCTCGGTGGCCCGGGCGAGGTCCCACTCCAGGCCCAGGTGGCCGAAGAAGGCGGTGCCGGCGCGGAAGGAGAGGTCGTGCACGCGTCCGGTGGTGTGGTTGCGGCCGGAGGCGACGTGGGTGCCCATCAGCTCCGGCGGTACCAGCTGGGTGGTCCAGCGCTGGATCTGGCGGCGCTCGAAGGGGTCGATGCAGTCGGAGACCCAGACCCGGTCGGTGTGCTGCAGCACCCCGAGGTCGATCCGCAGCCCGCCGGAGGAGCAGGACTCGATCTCCAGCCCGGGGTGGCGCTGCTTCAGGTCGGCCATCAGCCGGTAGGTGGCCAGGGTCTGCTCGTGCACCGCCGGCCGTCCGGTGCCGCGGTGGGCGGCCTCCACCAGGTCGCGGTTGTGGTCCCACTTCACGTAGGCGATCGGGTACTCGCTGAGCACCGCGGTCATCTGGTCGCGGACGTGGGTCCAGCACCCCTCGTCGGTCAGGTCGAGCACGTGCTGGCGGCGCGAGGTCACCGGCAGCCGCTTCCCGGGGGCGAGCACCCACTCCGGGTGGGCGCGGGCCAGGTCGGAGTCGAGGTTGACCATCTCGGGCTCGAACCAGAGCCCGAACTCCATCCCCAGCCCGCGGACGTGGTCCACCAGCGGGTGCAGGCCGTCGGGCCAGACGTCGGGGGAGACCACCCAGTCACCCAGGCCGGCGCTGTCGTCGCGCCGGGCGCCGAACCAGCCGTCGTCCAGCACGAAGCGCTCGACCCCGAGCCGGGCCGCCCGGTCGGCGAGGTCGCGCAGCCGGTCGAGGTCGTGGTCGAAGTAGACCGCCTCCCAGACGTTGAGGGTGACCGGGCGGGGACGACGGGGGTGCTGGGGACGGGCCCGGAGCTCGCGGTGGAAGCGCCGGGCGACGGCGTCCAGGCCGTGACCGTGCGAGCCGTGCAGCCACGATGAGGTGTAGGTCTCGCCGGTACCCAGCCGGACCTCGCCGGGCAGCAGCAGCTCACCGCCACCGACCAGCTGCTCGCCGGTGAAGACCCGCTCGGCGTAGTGGGTGTGGTTGCCGCTCCACCCGGTGTGGACGCCCCAGACCTCGCCCTCGGCGAAGCCGAACCCGGGCACGCCCAGGTGCAGCACCGTGGCGGCGTCGGGCCCGGTCCGGCCGTGCCGGCCCTCGCGCAGGTGCGTGCCGACCTGCAGCTCGCGACGCTGCGGCGTGCGCTCCTTGCCCCAGCGCCCAGCCAGGTCGAGCAGCTCCCTGGCCCGCTGGGGGACCGGCAGCGAGAGCACCAGGTCGTCGAGCTGGTAGGCCTCGGGGGCGGTGTTGGTCAGGGCGGCGCGGGCGCGCACCAGACCGGCGGCGCTCAGCTCGAGCTCCAGCCGCAGCGCCAGCCCGGCGTCCTCGTCCACGGCCTCGACGGCGAGCGAGCCGGGGCCCTGCTCGCGCCACTCCCCGAGCTCCTGCCCGTCCAGGGTCGCCCCCGTCACGGTGAACAGGGGTGTCCAGGCGGTCCCGGCGCGGGAGCCGCTGATGCCGGGGCGTCCGACCCAGCCGGTGTGGTGCTCGGGCAGCACCGCCACCCGGACGGGCTCGTCGACCTGGTTCGGCATCGGCTGGGCGACCCGGGCCAGGGAGAGGGTGCTGGCCGTCGCTGCGTCCAGGGCGCCGAGGTCGTCACCCCAGTGCAGCACGACGGGCAGACCGCGGACGGGGACCTCCACCACCAGGCTGACGCCGGCAGAACGGAGGTGGACCCGGAGCGGGGAGGGCAGCGGCATGACGGACTCCTCGGTGAGTTTGCTTCGGCTCAAAGGTATTGCCTGGCCGCCGTCCTCGGCCAGGTGGCCACCCGACTCCGGCACCGCCGCCAGGCGCCCCCTCCGGGCCCAGGGGAACGCGCTCCTGTCCATGGGCGCAGGACGGACCGCCCTGGAGGCTGTTGTGCGCCCATGAGCAGGCCGGCGTTCCTGTCCCATGCGTGTGTCGCGGTGCCGGGGTGCCGAGGTGCCGGGGTGCCGGGGTGCCGGGGTGCCGGGGTGCCGGGGTGCCGGATTTTGACGCTCAGTGGCCGGTGGCGGGTCGCGGGCCCGGCGTCGTCACTGGCTGCTCGTACCGTCCCCCGCCGACAGCCCCCCAAAATCCGTCGCCTTCTTCATCGCCCCAGCTGAGCGGCTGGGGGCCACGTCCCGGACCGTGATGAGGTCGGGA
The sequence above is a segment of the Auraticoccus monumenti genome. Coding sequences within it:
- a CDS encoding alpha-galactosidase, whose translation is MDRSAFPWARRGRLAAVPESGGHLAEDGGQAIPLSRSKLTEESVMPLPSPLRVHLRSAGVSLVVEVPVRGLPVVLHWGDDLGALDAATASTLSLARVAQPMPNQVDEPVRVAVLPEHHTGWVGRPGISGSRAGTAWTPLFTVTGATLDGQELGEWREQGPGSLAVEAVDEDAGLALRLELELSAAGLVRARAALTNTAPEAYQLDDLVLSLPVPQRARELLDLAGRWGKERTPQRRELQVGTHLREGRHGRTGPDAATVLHLGVPGFGFAEGEVWGVHTGWSGNHTHYAERVFTGEQLVGGGELLLPGEVRLGTGETYTSSWLHGSHGHGLDAVARRFHRELRARPQHPRRPRPVTLNVWEAVYFDHDLDRLRDLADRAARLGVERFVLDDGWFGARRDDSAGLGDWVVSPDVWPDGLHPLVDHVRGLGMEFGLWFEPEMVNLDSDLARAHPEWVLAPGKRLPVTSRRQHVLDLTDEGCWTHVRDQMTAVLSEYPIAYVKWDHNRDLVEAAHRGTGRPAVHEQTLATYRLMADLKQRHPGLEIESCSSGGLRIDLGVLQHTDRVWVSDCIDPFERRQIQRWTTQLVPPELMGTHVASGRNHTTGRVHDLSFRAGTAFFGHLGLEWDLARATEQELAELTAWIAAHKEHRSLLHSGDLVRADFPDATVELHGVVAPDGSRALYQLASVGRSEVSLPGALLLPGLDAARRYRVTPRLVGGPPHGLVRPAWWPADGEEGPVLPGAVLTRAGLQAPGLLPEQAVLVEVTATA